From Tripterygium wilfordii isolate XIE 37 chromosome 16, ASM1340144v1, whole genome shotgun sequence, one genomic window encodes:
- the LOC119981272 gene encoding scarecrow-like protein 3 isoform X2 — protein sequence MVQEEGASSVTSSPLQFLSWMTLSPGLGSPYPWLRELKSEERGLCLIHLLVTCANHVAAGSIENANIGLEHISHLACPDGDTMQRIAAYFTEALADRMLKGWPGLHKALNSTKISSVSEEILVRRLFFELCPFLKISYVITNQAIVEAMEGEKMVHVIDLYSFEPAQWLNLLQMLSARPEGPPHLRITGIHEQKEVLDNMALRLTEEAEKLDIPFQFNPIVSKLENIDLESLHKTGEALAVSSVLRLHSLLANEDEILRKTSPSASKSSNPNQLQRALQMGHRTLGEWLERDMVHVYSPSPDSASASSPLSLSTSPKMSNFLSALWSLSPKLMVITEQESNHNGSTLMERVMEALNFYAALFDCLESTVSRTSLERQKVEKMLLGEEIKNIIACEGAERKERHEKLEKWILRLEFAGFGRVPFSYHGIMQARRMLQGHGYDGYNVKEDNGCLAMYWQDRPLFSVSAWRFRRYD from the coding sequence ATGGTTCAAGAGGAGGGAGCATCATCTGTAACTTCATCACCTCTTCAGTTTCTTTCCTGGATGACTCTCTCTCCTGGATTAGGATCGCCTTACCCTTGGCTGAGGGAGCTTAAATCTGAAGAAAGGGGTTTGTGTCTGATCCATCTTCTTGTCACATGCGCTAACCATGTGGCCGCTGGTAGCATTGAAAATGCAAATATTGGCCTTGAGCATATCTCTCATCTTGCTTGTCCTGATGGTGACACAATGCAGCGTATAGCTGCTTACTTCACCGAGGCTCTTGCAGACCGTATGCTTAAAGGTTGGCCAGGCCTGCACAAAGCCCtgaattccacaaaaatatCATCTGTCTccgaagaaattcttgttcgaAGATTGTTCTTCGAGCTTTGTCCCTTTTTAAAGATTTCATATGTGATCACAAATCAGGCCATCGTTGAAGCTATGGAAGGAGAGAAGATGGTTCATGTTATTGATCTCTATTCATTTGAGCCTGCCCAGTGGCTTAATCTTCTTCAGATGTTAAGTGCTCGGCCGGAAGGCCCACCTCATTTGAGAATCACAGGTATTCATGAGCAGAAAGAGGTGTTAGATAATATGGCTCTACGTTTGACAGAAGAAGCTGAAAAATTAGACATCCCATTCCAATTCAATCCTATAGTGAGCAAACTAGAGAATATTGATCTTGAAAGCTTGCATAAGACTGGAGAAGCTCTTGCTGTCAGTTCTGTACTTCGGCTGCACTCTCTCTTGGCAAATGAGGACGAGATACTTAGGAAAACTTCTCCATCGGCATCAAAGAGTTCAAACCCTAATCAATTACAGAGAGCCTTGCAGATGGGCCATCGGACCTTGGGAGAATGGCTTGAGAGAGATATGGTTCATGTGTATAGTCCGAGTCCAGATTCAGCATCTGCGTCATCTCCACTGTCTCTATCTACTTCCCCGAAAATGAGTAACTTTCTAAGTGCACTTTGGAGCCTTTCACCAAAACTGATGGTAATAACTGAGCAGGAGTCAAACCATAATGGGTCTACTTTAATGGAGAGGGTCATGGAAGCATTGAACTTTTACGCTGCACTGTTTGATTGTTTGGAGTCTACTGTATCAAGAACATCGTTAGAGCGTCAAAAGGTTGAGAAGATGCTTTTGGGAGAAGAAATTAAGAATATCATCGCATGTGAAGGCGCTGAGAGGAAGGAGAGGCATGAGAAGCTTGAGAAGTGGATTCTAAGGCTAGAATTTGCAGGCTTTGGAAGGGTGCCTTTCAGCTACCATGGTATTATGCAGGCAAGAAGAATGTTGCAGGGCCATGGCTATGATGGATATAATGTCAAGGAAGATAATGGTTGTTTGGCGATGTACTGGCAAGATCGGCCACTCTTTTCAGTTTCTGCCTGGAGATTTAGGAGGTATGATTAA
- the LOC119981272 gene encoding scarecrow-like protein 3 isoform X1 — protein MLMAGMVQEEGASSVTSSPLQFLSWMTLSPGLGSPYPWLRELKSEERGLCLIHLLVTCANHVAAGSIENANIGLEHISHLACPDGDTMQRIAAYFTEALADRMLKGWPGLHKALNSTKISSVSEEILVRRLFFELCPFLKISYVITNQAIVEAMEGEKMVHVIDLYSFEPAQWLNLLQMLSARPEGPPHLRITGIHEQKEVLDNMALRLTEEAEKLDIPFQFNPIVSKLENIDLESLHKTGEALAVSSVLRLHSLLANEDEILRKTSPSASKSSNPNQLQRALQMGHRTLGEWLERDMVHVYSPSPDSASASSPLSLSTSPKMSNFLSALWSLSPKLMVITEQESNHNGSTLMERVMEALNFYAALFDCLESTVSRTSLERQKVEKMLLGEEIKNIIACEGAERKERHEKLEKWILRLEFAGFGRVPFSYHGIMQARRMLQGHGYDGYNVKEDNGCLAMYWQDRPLFSVSAWRFRRYD, from the coding sequence ATGTTGATGGCAGGTATGGTTCAAGAGGAGGGAGCATCATCTGTAACTTCATCACCTCTTCAGTTTCTTTCCTGGATGACTCTCTCTCCTGGATTAGGATCGCCTTACCCTTGGCTGAGGGAGCTTAAATCTGAAGAAAGGGGTTTGTGTCTGATCCATCTTCTTGTCACATGCGCTAACCATGTGGCCGCTGGTAGCATTGAAAATGCAAATATTGGCCTTGAGCATATCTCTCATCTTGCTTGTCCTGATGGTGACACAATGCAGCGTATAGCTGCTTACTTCACCGAGGCTCTTGCAGACCGTATGCTTAAAGGTTGGCCAGGCCTGCACAAAGCCCtgaattccacaaaaatatCATCTGTCTccgaagaaattcttgttcgaAGATTGTTCTTCGAGCTTTGTCCCTTTTTAAAGATTTCATATGTGATCACAAATCAGGCCATCGTTGAAGCTATGGAAGGAGAGAAGATGGTTCATGTTATTGATCTCTATTCATTTGAGCCTGCCCAGTGGCTTAATCTTCTTCAGATGTTAAGTGCTCGGCCGGAAGGCCCACCTCATTTGAGAATCACAGGTATTCATGAGCAGAAAGAGGTGTTAGATAATATGGCTCTACGTTTGACAGAAGAAGCTGAAAAATTAGACATCCCATTCCAATTCAATCCTATAGTGAGCAAACTAGAGAATATTGATCTTGAAAGCTTGCATAAGACTGGAGAAGCTCTTGCTGTCAGTTCTGTACTTCGGCTGCACTCTCTCTTGGCAAATGAGGACGAGATACTTAGGAAAACTTCTCCATCGGCATCAAAGAGTTCAAACCCTAATCAATTACAGAGAGCCTTGCAGATGGGCCATCGGACCTTGGGAGAATGGCTTGAGAGAGATATGGTTCATGTGTATAGTCCGAGTCCAGATTCAGCATCTGCGTCATCTCCACTGTCTCTATCTACTTCCCCGAAAATGAGTAACTTTCTAAGTGCACTTTGGAGCCTTTCACCAAAACTGATGGTAATAACTGAGCAGGAGTCAAACCATAATGGGTCTACTTTAATGGAGAGGGTCATGGAAGCATTGAACTTTTACGCTGCACTGTTTGATTGTTTGGAGTCTACTGTATCAAGAACATCGTTAGAGCGTCAAAAGGTTGAGAAGATGCTTTTGGGAGAAGAAATTAAGAATATCATCGCATGTGAAGGCGCTGAGAGGAAGGAGAGGCATGAGAAGCTTGAGAAGTGGATTCTAAGGCTAGAATTTGCAGGCTTTGGAAGGGTGCCTTTCAGCTACCATGGTATTATGCAGGCAAGAAGAATGTTGCAGGGCCATGGCTATGATGGATATAATGTCAAGGAAGATAATGGTTGTTTGGCGATGTACTGGCAAGATCGGCCACTCTTTTCAGTTTCTGCCTGGAGATTTAGGAGGTATGATTAA
- the LOC119981424 gene encoding protein trichome birefringence-like 41 — protein MGVREKQRSCSCLVFVGLTLLLVALSSSPCFSCNLYQGSWVVDKSYPLYNSSECPYIRQEFDCQKYGRPDRLYLQYRWQPIDCGVARFDGKAFSTKFRGKKIMFVGDSVSANHVESLICLLHASVPNLNIKVGGQSSVATYTFQDYSLSISVFHSTYLVDIIPEKIGRVLKLDSLSNGLIWKDMDVLIFNTWLWWYRSGPSQPWDYVQYGQKVLKDMDRMEAFHIALTTWGNWVDSDVDTAKTKVVFQGISPMHYRGEGWGSSGVKNCAMEKQPVSGSVYPGGPLAASKVVTEVLSGIKKPVHLLDITLLSQLRKDGHPSSYNGFHGMDCTHWCLAGVPDTWNELLFAALTA, from the exons ATGGGTGTTAGGGAAAAACAGAGATCTTGTTCTTGTTTGGTGTTTGTGGGATTGACATTGTTGTTGGTTGCATTGTCTTCTTCACCATGTTTTTCCTGCAATTTGTACCAGGGGAGTTGGGTGGTTGATAAATCATATCCTCTCTATAACTCGTCGGAGTGTCCTTACATTCGACAAGAATTCGATTGCCAAAAGTACGGCCGGCCTGACCGTCTCTACCTTCAGTACCGGTGGCAGCCCATTGACTGTGGTGTGGCCAG GTTTGATGGGAAAGCATTCTCGACCAAATTTAGAGGCAAGAAAATAATGTTTGTAGGAGACTCTGTAAGTGCCAACCATGTGGAATCACTGATCTGTTTGCTTCATGCTTCTGTACCTAATCTCAATATCAAGGTTGGAGGTCAGAGTTCAGTGGCTACATACACATTCCAG GATTATAGCCTATCCATAAGTGTGTTTCATTCAACTTACTTAGTAGACATTATACCGGAAAAGATCGGTCGCGTTCTTAAGCTTGATTCTCTCAGCAATGGCTTGATTTGGAAAGATATGGATGTCTTGATCTTCAATACTTGGCTTTGGTGGTACCGGAGCGGCCCTTCACAACC ATGGGATTATGTACAATATGGTCAGAAAGTATTGAAGGACATGGACAGAATGGAAGCATTCCACATAGCCTTGACTACATGGGGTAATTGGGTTGATTCAGATGTTGATACAGCAAAAACTAAAGTAGTTTTTCAAGGGATTTCTCCAATGCATTACAG GGGTGAGGGCTGGGGTAGTTCGGGAGTGAAAAACTGCGCAATGGAGAAGCAACCGGTGAGTGGATCAGTCTACCCGGGAGGGCCTCTGGCGGCGTCCAAGGTGGTTACAGAGGTGTTGAGTGGGATTAAGAAACCAGTACATTTGCTTGATATAACTCTTCTGTCACAGCTAAGAAAAGATGGTCATCCAAGTTCCTACAATGGCTTCCATGGCATGGACTGCACACATTGGTGTCTCGCCGGAGTTCCAGACACCTGGAATGAGCTTCTATTTGCAGCTCTTACTGCTTAG